GCGCGGTCTTGGGTTGCGGGAGCGGTGTCTCTTCGGCCACGTCGCGTTCCTGCCCTGCATCCGGACGTCGCCGATAGTTTGTCACGCGCCGCGCGGCTTGACGACACGCCGCCCGTCAGCCGCGGAACACGCCCAGCACGACCAGCAGCGCGACGCCGGCGATCACCGTCATCGCCGCGAACGTGAAAGCCAGCCACGGCCCGTGGAAGCCGGGACGTCCGTATTCGCGTAGCCAGATCCGGCGGTAAGCCTGATGACGGATAGCAGTGCTCGCCGCGATGAACACGCCCAGCGCGATCAGGCACAGGCCGCCGATGCTCGATTCCGGGTTCATCGCCAGCAGCGTGCCGACGTGCGCCGGATGGTCGCGCGTCAGCAGCAGGCCGTAGCGGTCGACCACGGTGCCGAACACGATCAGCGACAACGCGGTGCGCGTCCAGGTCGCCAGCGTGCGATCGACGTTGTGGTACACGACCTCGGCTTGCAACGCGACGAGTTCGCGAACCTCCGCGTTGTATTCGGCCGCGCTGGTTTCCGCCACCTTGCTTCTCCACGCGTTCGCCACGAACGATGCTGCCAGTCTGTCACCGCGCCACGAGGCTTGCCAGTGAACGCGGCCGGCGCGTCAATGGTTCGCGCTCGGTGCTGTCGATTGCGGATTCCATTCGGCCAATTCGATCGTGATGCCCTCGGGTCCTTCGAGAAACACCAGCTTGCGGTCGTGGAATACCATCACCTCGTTGCGCAGTCGGACGCCGTGAGCCTTCAGCGCAGCCAGCGTGCCATCCATGTCATCGACCGCGAAACAGACGTGGTTGAATCCCAGCTTGGAGAGATCGCGAATGGCGGGATCGGGCAGCGGCGCCGGATGGCGGTACTTCAGCAACTGCACTTCCACCCGCGGAACGGCGCCATCGAGCACCAGCGTGACGTGCTCGGCCTCGATGCCCGCCACGCCCATGTATTCGGAAAACTGTGGTCCCGAAATGACGACCGATTTGTCTTCCCGGAATCCCAGCAGGCCGAAAAAGCGTTTGGCCGTCTGGACGTCCCGGATCACGATGGTGACGTGGTCGAAGTTCTTCACCATGGCCTTGCTCCCGTGTGGCGCGATGGTTGGATCAAACTGCGCTGATTCCGGTGCCGGTCCATTCCGTGTCGCGGGCGGGAAACCAGGCCATGCCGATGTCATCCTCGTACACGCCGTCGGTCCGCCGGACGCGGCGCTTGAAGCGCGCTTCCTCCACGAACCCGCAACGATGGTACAACCGCCGCGCGCGCAGGTTGCCCGCGCGCACGTTCAGTTCGACCTTGCCGACCCGTGCATCGCGCCGTGCCCAATCCAGCAGGTGCTCCAGCATCGCGCGGCCGATGCCGCGTGCGACGTGGCCCGGGTGCACCACGATGGTCAGCGTGAACACGTGCGCGTTGGCGCGCATGGGCATCGGTTCCAGGAGCGCGTGGCCCACCGGGTTGCCGCTTTCCTCGGCGACGATATAGCAGCCGTCCGTTGCAAGTTTGGCGATTTTCGCGCGATACGCCTCGAGCGGAATTTCGCCCGGCCCACCGACCAGCAATCCCGGCGTGCTTTGCGTTTCGGCTTCCGCCGCGGCGATGGCTTCGGCGTCGGCGATCGTGGCGGTGCGAATCTGCATGGCGATGCTCGGGGTGCGAAAGGCGGCAAACCGCCGCCGGCGCTGGCAAAATAGCGGGTTCGGGATTCGATTGCCTGCATGTACGCCATCAAGGAAATCTTCTACACGTTGCAAGGCGAGGGCTTCCACGCCGGGCGCCCGGCCGTGTTCTGCCGCTTCGCCGGCTGCAACCTTTGGTCGGGGCGCGAAGCGGACCGCGCGGGCGCGGTGTGCAACTTCTGCGACACCGATTTCGTCGGCACCGATGGCGAGAATGGCGGCAAGTATCCGGATGCGCACGCCGCCGCGGAGAAGATCGCGAGCCTGTGGCCACGCGACCAGAACGAAAACCGTTTCGTGGTGTTCACCGGCGGCGAGCCGCTGCTGCAACTCGACGCGCCGCTGCTCGACGCGATGCATTCGCGCGGCTTCGAATGCGCGGTCGAAACCAACGGGACGCTGGAAGCGCCCGAAGGTCTCGACTGGATCACCGTCAGCCCAAAGAGCACGGCGCCTGTAAAACTCGAACGCGCGAACGAATTGAAACTGGTGTATCCGCAACCCACCGCCATGCCCGAGCGCTTCGCGGATTTCGTCGCGACGCATTTTTTCCTGCAACCGATGGACGGTCCGCACGCTGCCGAAAACACCCGCGCCGCGGTCGACTACTGCAAGGCGCATCCGCACTGGCGCTTGAGCCTGCAGACCCACAAATATCTTGGCATCCCATGAGCGAACGGCTTTTCAACGTCTGGAAGACTTTTCATTTCGACGCCGCGCACCAGCTCGACGCCGGTCCCGGCGGCGATCCGCGCTACCGGCGCATGCACGGCCATTCGTACCAGGTGGAAGTGTGGCTGCGCGGGCCGCTCACCGAACGCGGTTGGGTCGTGGACATGGGTGACCTGGAACGCCGCATCGAAGTCGCGCGCGACGCGCTCGACCACCGCCTTCTCAACGACGTGGAGGGACTCGGCATTCCGACGATGGAAAACATCGCGCGCTTCACCTGGGAAAAACTCGGCGACCTGCCGCAACTGCAGCGCGTGGTCGTCAAGCGCACGCAGAACGGGGAGGGTTGCGAGTATTGCGGGCCACGCAAGATCTGATCACGCCGCCCGCGGCAGCACTTCGCGTTCGATGGTCTTGCCTTCGGCGATTTCCGCGGTGCGCAGGTCGTAGGCGACCTGCAGGTTCATCCAGCTTTGCGCGTCGCCTCCGAAATACCGTGCCAGCCGCATGGCGGTATCGGGTGTGACGGAGCGGCGCTCGCGCACGATATCGTTGATGCGTGGCGCCGGCACCCTGAGCGCCATCGCCAGCGCATGGGCGCTCATGTCCAATGGCTTCAGGAAGTCTTCGCGCAGGATTTCGCCCGGATGGATGGGGCGCATGCCGTTCTTGACCATGATTTTTGCCTCCTTCAGTGATAGTCCACGATTTCTACCTGTTCCGGTCCTGCGGCCGTCCACGTGAAGCACAAACGCCATTGATCGTTGATGCGGATGCTGTATTGGCCGCTGCGCTTGCCGCGCAAGGCTTCCAGTCGGTTGCCAGGTGGCGAGCGCAGGAACTCCAGCGTTGCAGCCGAGTCCAGTTGCTGCAGCTTGCGCGTGGCGACTTCGGCAACGGCAGCAAACCGCCGGTTCTTGCCGGTGGCGAACAGCGCTTGCGTGTCCCTGCAGCGGAACGACCGTATCATGCTGTACAGCGTATAACGTGATGCATTGAATGTCAAACGTTATATGATGTTGCGGCAGCGGCGGCAAGAGTTCCGCCGGCCGCGCTCCTCCGCGATACTTGCGCGATGGCCGTTCTGATCGATTCGCATGATGCTTCCGCGCTACTCGGCGTGGACGGTCCGTTCGCGCGCGAGGTGCCGAACTTCGCGCGGCGCGAGACGCAGCAGCGAATGGCCGACGCGGTGGCGGACGCCATCGCGCATCACGATGCGCTGGTGGTCGAAGCCGGCACCGGAACTGGCAAGACGTTTGCATATCTGGTGCCCGCGTTGTTGTCGGGCAAGCGGGTGATCGTCTCGACCGGTACGCGCAACCTGCAGGACCAGTTGTTCCATCGTGACCTGCCGCGCGTGCTGTCGATTCTGAGCGCGAAGGCGGACACCGCATTGCTGAAGGGCCGTGCGAATTACCTCTGCCGATATCGCCTGCAGCAGACGGTCGAATCGGGGCAATTCAAGTCGCGCACGCAGGTGGACGATTTGCAGAAAGTGCGCGCGTGGGCTGCGCGCACGCGCACGGGCGATCGCTCCGAATTGGCCGAGGTGCCGGAAGCCTCGCCGCTGTGGCCGCGCGTCACGTCCACCACCGAGAATTGCCTTGGCACCGAATGCCCGCTGTACGACGAGTGCTTCGTGTTCAAGGCGCGCCGTCGCGCACAGGATGCCGACCTCGTGGTGGTGAACCATCATCTGCTGCTGTCCGACCTCGCGCTGAAGCGTGAAGGCTTCGGCGCCATCCTGCCCGAGGCCGATGCGTACGTGCTCGACGAGGCGCACCAGTTGCCGGAACTCGCCGGGCAATATTTCTCGGTCGGCATCAGCGCACGGCAGGTGAAGGAACTCGCGGCCGACGTGTTGGCGGAATGCGCCGGCCAGCCGGGCGCGCTGGCATTGCTGCAACCCGCACTGGATACATTGAACGACGCGCTGCGCAAGGCGCGGCTCGCGTTCGATGCTTTGCCCAGGCGCGGCGCGTTCGCGCAACTGGAAGCCGATGCGGGTGCAGCGGAAGCGCTGGAACAGCTCGGCGATGCGTTGGACGATCTCGCCGGTGTGCTGGTCGGACAGGCCGAGCGTTCCAAGGGGCTCGCCAGCGTGCACGCGCGCTGCGTGGTGCTGGACCAGCGCCTGCAGCGCATCGCCGGCCGCGATGGCGATGACGAGGTGCGTTGGTACGAATTGTCCGACCATGGGTTCGAGTTGAGCGCGACGCCGCTCGACCTCGCGCCGCAGTTGCAGACGCTGCGCAACGCCACCGACGCGGCATGGATCCACACGTCGGCCACGCTGGCGGTTGCGGGGCAGTTCGAGCATTTCACGCGTCAGATGGGGCTGGTCGATCCGGTCACGCTGGATCTCGGCAGTCCGTTCGACTACGCGCATCAGGCGTTGTGTTATTTGCCGAAGAACCTGCCGGAACCCGCCGCATACGACTACA
The genomic region above belongs to Rhodanobacteraceae bacterium and contains:
- a CDS encoding 7-carboxy-7-deazaguanine synthase, which translates into the protein MYAIKEIFYTLQGEGFHAGRPAVFCRFAGCNLWSGREADRAGAVCNFCDTDFVGTDGENGGKYPDAHAAAEKIASLWPRDQNENRFVVFTGGEPLLQLDAPLLDAMHSRGFECAVETNGTLEAPEGLDWITVSPKSTAPVKLERANELKLVYPQPTAMPERFADFVATHFFLQPMDGPHAAENTRAAVDYCKAHPHWRLSLQTHKYLGIP
- a CDS encoding 6-carboxy-5,6,7,8-tetrahydropterin synthase, whose product is MSERLFNVWKTFHFDAAHQLDAGPGGDPRYRRMHGHSYQVEVWLRGPLTERGWVVDMGDLERRIEVARDALDHRLLNDVEGLGIPTMENIARFTWEKLGDLPQLQRVVVKRTQNGEGCEYCGPRKI
- a CDS encoding Antitoxin HigA; its protein translation is MVKNGMRPIHPGEILREDFLKPLDMSAHALAMALRVPAPRINDIVRERRSVTPDTAMRLARYFGGDAQSWMNLQVAYDLRTAEIAEGKTIEREVLPRAA
- a CDS encoding Toxin HigB encodes the protein MIRSFRCRDTQALFATGKNRRFAAVAEVATRKLQQLDSAATLEFLRSPPGNRLEALRGKRSGQYSIRINDQWRLCFTWTAAGPEQVEIVDYH
- a CDS encoding DinG family ATP-dependent helicase YoaA, producing the protein MAVLIDSHDASALLGVDGPFAREVPNFARRETQQRMADAVADAIAHHDALVVEAGTGTGKTFAYLVPALLSGKRVIVSTGTRNLQDQLFHRDLPRVLSILSAKADTALLKGRANYLCRYRLQQTVESGQFKSRTQVDDLQKVRAWAARTRTGDRSELAEVPEASPLWPRVTSTTENCLGTECPLYDECFVFKARRRAQDADLVVVNHHLLLSDLALKREGFGAILPEADAYVLDEAHQLPELAGQYFSVGISARQVKELAADVLAECAGQPGALALLQPALDTLNDALRKARLAFDALPRRGAFAQLEADAGAAEALEQLGDALDDLAGVLVGQAERSKGLASVHARCVVLDQRLQRIAGRDGDDEVRWYELSDHGFELSATPLDLAPQLQTLRNATDAAWIHTSATLAVAGQFEHFTRQMGLVDPVTLDLGSPFDYAHQALCYLPKNLPEPAAYDYTARVIETVRPVLEASKGRAFLLFTSHRALRLAADLLLDGPWPLFVQGTAPRHQLLSDFRDSGNGVLLGAASFWEGVDVAGEALSVVVIDKLPFASPDDPVLQARLDAVRRAGGNPFRDWQIPAAAIALKQGAGRLIRDVHDRGVLVLCDPRIGTKAYGKLFLASLPPMPRTREVDDVRRFFSAADATMPA